One Dehalobacter sp. DNA window includes the following coding sequences:
- a CDS encoding helix-turn-helix transcriptional regulator, protein MTKNVVSRRLKELMAEHEITIPELAKKMGISKSSLSRKINGRQTWYAHEMCFITQYFWFSEFKNVFPEMHNSVLSEGAV, encoded by the coding sequence ATGACGAAAAATGTCGTTAGTAGAAGGCTTAAAGAGCTCATGGCTGAGCATGAAATAACAATTCCTGAGCTGGCTAAAAAAATGGGGATATCCAAAAGCTCACTTTCAAGAAAAATTAACGGCCGCCAGACATGGTATGCTCATGAGATGTGCTTTATTACTCAATATTTTTGGTTTTCTGAGTTTAAAAATGTTTTTCCGGAGATGCATAATTCGGTTCTGTCAGAGGGGGCAGTTTAA
- a CDS encoding helix-turn-helix domain-containing protein: MGNLEVWERRVAGVWKGDLAPKERELAGSFNNGFTSVFRAASKTERRILFDMLCILKKLHNRNSAMKFNFGLSCGVEAGKCQPEGGNSIDIRKLRNEDLPDYLTVNELAQYLRIGMNKAYELARRPEFPSVMFGNKKIFSKDKVKEWMDQEAEKNRLSKKPRAR; encoded by the coding sequence GTGGGAAATCTTGAGGTTTGGGAGCGGCGAGTGGCCGGGGTATGGAAAGGCGATCTGGCGCCAAAGGAAAGAGAACTGGCAGGGAGTTTCAACAATGGTTTTACAAGCGTGTTTAGGGCTGCATCGAAGACTGAACGAAGAATTCTGTTTGATATGCTTTGTATTCTAAAAAAACTCCACAACAGGAATTCTGCAATGAAATTTAATTTTGGCCTTTCATGTGGCGTCGAAGCAGGTAAATGTCAGCCTGAAGGGGGTAATTCCATAGATATTCGAAAATTACGCAATGAGGATCTTCCGGACTATCTTACCGTAAATGAACTGGCTCAGTATTTACGGATCGGAATGAACAAAGCCTATGAGCTGGCGAGGCGGCCGGAGTTTCCCAGTGTGATGTTTGGGAATAAAAAAATATTCTCCAAAGATAAGGTTAAAGAATGGATGGATCAGGAAGCGGAGAAAAACAGGCTATCTAAAAAGCCACGTGCCAGATAA
- a CDS encoding helix-turn-helix domain-containing protein, producing MENEVLDVTQAAELLKIGRSTLLKLVRENVIPAKKVGRQWRFSRQALLEWLKNGQAKKE from the coding sequence TTGGAAAATGAAGTCTTGGACGTGACGCAGGCGGCAGAATTATTAAAGATTGGTAGAAGCACTCTGTTGAAGCTCGTTAGAGAGAATGTAATACCGGCCAAAAAGGTAGGCCGGCAATGGCGCTTCAGCCGCCAGGCGCTTTTAGAGTGGCTAAAAAATGGACAAGCAAAAAAGGAGTAA